The segment TTGTGATCTCCATTTCTACTTATTCACAAGGAGAAGgctttactttatactaaatatgaTTTACCTCCTAAGGTAGTTTTAAAAGAAAACACCAATCAAGAAatggtagttccttcattgtgttcagatcctgctaactcttAAGTAGCAGCTCTTACATAATCTTGAGGTAGCCaacgctttgaagttctatctccaagctactaaagatttcagacaagctTCTAGTTTGCTTTTTACTACTCTGGTACTCGTCAGAAAGCTACTTAGTTAGCATTGGCCTTTTGGCTCACATAAGTTATTCACAATGCTTACTTGAAGGTGAGAAAGTCCCCTCCTAGTGTATTCAGGtcttctacaagagcagttgcaacattgtggttttttttaaaaaaaatatatgcatctttggagcagatttgcaaagctgcaacatgtgtTCTCTGTGTACTTTTTTCAGAGTTTATTGCTTTgaggttttgtttatttgcaagcagattttgacaggaaagtccttcaggcctcgTTGTCTAAATcagaactgccagaaaaattgtcccaccctttccgtaacatagaccatcgGATTGGGTATTAATCGCttgtgttatggaggactgtggaccatcatcattttaggaaagaaaacaaaatgtatgcttacctgataaattattttctttcggaatgatgatggtccacaggccccgcCTGTTTCAGTGTTtgggcgacagttctaatgacacctctacagaccctgctttgtctttcctacctatatgtttcctgTTCTCTACTCGGCTATACTTTAAACTAGAGGGGTCTGTGAGGGATTTTAAGATcttatatgggttcttgacctcctcctagtggtgggaaatatatcccatatgttatggaggactgtggaccatcatcattccaaaagaaaaagatttgtcaggtaagcatacattttgtttttaatctattaattttatattataagTTTTTTgcccacaacatttttttaaaagttttttatttattttttatttttttttaattgtaagccCAACAAAATGGCTTAAACTAATGTGTGATTATTTTGATGACTAAGGTATTGTCAGGCACTGTACTGTTCTGTTCACAGGAGGGAATGAATACAGACGGGAGTACAAGCCATTCTATTTATTGCATATACATACAGGTTATGACACATTGTACATAAGCCTGTACAGAGCTATGTACATATGTAGTTACTGTGTATAGAGAACTGTGTAATACAAAtgtaaacataaaattaaaacaaattattttgcaTATATGCTGTTTTATGTTGAATGACTATGaattcaaaatattaaaatatgtatgtataaaaatagTACTGTTGTCACTTTTTGCCTTTACACACAAACAGATGCTCACACATtttcttttatctatctatatgcTACAGTAGAGGTTTGTGTTCCTTTTAAATAGATTTAGGCTTAAGCAAAATATATATGTGGTTTAAATATGCATATAGATCTGTGTTTATGGCTATATTTCAAACAGCATGCATGTTTTGAGTTGTATAACTCTATAAGTGCAGCCTCATTTTAAATCTCTAGACTTGTCTGttcataattatctatatatagcaGCAACATTGTATCCATGCCGAACTATTGCCATTGGAAAATCCATTGCTGCCATTATAGCATGCAATATTATATCCCACCACTAGGTGTCCCCACTAAACAAAGGGTGAGCTGTACATTTTCCAAAATGTAGAGTGTTGGAAATATGCCATGTGTTTTTAGCAGGAAGTGACATCAGTTTAAGGATCCTGTATGTAGCGACCCCCCACCAGACAACTTACTTTCTAGTAAGTTAATTGGCCATTTCATCTGGTTCCTCCCTAGTGGGTGTTAGCAATATCCTAATCCCTCCCTTTCTGATAAAAAGCTAAGAGACTGAGGACCCAAGAGACTTCTTGGATTGTGCAGCTGCTAAGTCTAccaaaaaatgtaatgttttactttgtttattatttacaaTCAAGTGTTTAATGTCTAATAACCAATTTAAGTAACATTTTTAATCTTTACTGAGTATATTCATTCCatattaaatatgtgtgtatgtatatgtatatatatatattttttttttttcctatgttaCTGACTTTACAACTATATTCTATGCCCTTAGCTGTATAACGGCAGCAGTTTGTTCTCTCTTAGTGTGTGTTTAAGTCTCTGTTTCAGGTCTTCATTCTCCACAAGTGTCCAGCAGAGTCTTTCTGTGGTGATCGGAGGAGGTTCCGAGACCTCTATCCCCCCCATGATGTTAAAGCACACCCCATCTGCCCCATCCCCACCTTGATGTTGCACTCCAAGCAAGCCACATGACTGTGGTGGGTCCCTCAGGAAGTATTGTAATGAAGCAAGGATGCTTCTCCTGTGTTGTGTACACAGAACAAGAGGAAGATGAGGAAGTTCTGTTGAGCTCTGTAGAATCCACATTTCTCCACCTGGACACAGGCACAGCAAAACTAATCGCAGTACTAGATAGGGAGTTGGCGCTACCATAGGCAGAATAGAAGGGTGCACTGGAAACCGTTGGTACCCTAGAGCCAGCTGAATGATGGGGAGAATGTCCTTGCAGCGGAGAGGAAGTGGAGAAACCTTGTCCCACCATGATGCTTGAAGAGATTCAGAGTCTGCAGAGGCAGGAGACTTCAGAGAACCACCTAAGAAGAATGGGGAAAAAAAGAGGGTTAAGAGTTTGGAGGAGAAAGGACAAAACTAAGAATAATGGTGGATAAGAAGGTGTGATCCTATGACTGGATTAAAAACGTAAAAGTGCTAGATGGAGGAAACATAAGTGAGCCACCAAGCATtgaataatatatatgttattaccaTTCACAAGTTATGGCTTcctgagttaatttatttaaacatttttactaaatttatggTAATGACACATGGCAGTAAAACTATATGGGTTACTAGCTGCATGACtactttaaaataacttttatttttcttCATCTTTATGAAAGCATCTTCCTTTATGCCCTATTTCAACATACCGCTGACTTGAGAGACAGCAAAGAATCAGGATCTACTGACAAAAGCTAAGCCAAATCATCAGACAAGCTGATCAGATCAATTGAGATTTTCAGGTTTGCGGATATATCTCGAGAGCTCATTTTATTGTTCCTAGGAAGTAAATCTGCCTGATTCTTTTATAAAAAGACGAAGCCTAAGGAGAACTTGAGGAACAAGATCCTGTTGAAGTCTTGCATGACTATAATTTCTATCATCAGAATAGTGATCCATTTAAAGCTGTAAACTGCTCAAACCTGTCTCAGTAACACCATCCAGGGCCTGATACATCATACATAAAAGCCTCTTAAAAAGGACTAACACCAAacttatattgttaaagggacagtcttcacatGGAATTGTGGAAATCACGTGTCTAAGAAGTTTTATCATTCTAACAGATTCATCTGGTTTTATAAACTACTGTCAATTAAAAGGGACACGCAGCCcaaaaaccaaatttatgcttaccagataaattcctttatttcctggcagggagagtccacggcttcattccttactgttgggaatacaacacctggccaccaggaggaggcaaagacaccccagccaaaggctttaatatccctcccacttcccccagtccttcggccgagggaacgaggaaaagcagaagaaacatcagggtataaatgggccagaagaaataaaaagAGGGGCCGTTTAAACAAAAATTCACACGGGcgtggtcgtggactctccctgccaggaaagaaaggaatttagctggtaagcataaatgttgttttctttccaaaggcagggagagtccacaacttcattccttactgttgggaaacaatacccaagctccagaagaCACTGAATGAATTAACGGGAGGGAACTAAAGAACAAaatgtggaccctaatctgagggcaccaaagcctgcaaaacctttcttccaaaagctgcttcacgtcaaacttgtagaattttcaaaaactatgtaaggagaaccaaatagccgccttacaaatcggaTCCAttgaggccttgttcttaaaagcccaggaagaaacaaccaccctagtggaatgagccgttatcctctcaggaggctgctgacccgctgtctcataagctggAATCATaagtggatgatactcctcaaccaaaaagacaaggaagtcgcagtggccttctgacccctgcgCTTACCTGCATACAGAACAAACaaggatgaagattgtctgaactccttagtagcctgaaggtaaaacttcaaggcacgaaccacatccaaattatggagtAACCTTTCCTTAGCAgaggaaggatttggacacagtgaaggaaccacaatctcctgattgatgtttcgatcggacacaaccttaggaagaaatcctaaccttGTATATAACATGGCCTTGTCAGCATGAAACACaaagtaaggggaatcacactgtaaagctgaaatctcagagactctacaagcTAAGGCAATAGCtaataagaacaaaactttccaggataataacttaatatcaacagaatgcatgggttcaaacggagcctgttgcaaaacacgaagaacaagattgagactccaaggaggagaaactggtttaaagacaggtctgattctagtcagagcctaaaCAAAGGATTGCACATCCGGAAGATCAGCTAATCTTTTGTGCAATATACTGATAAGGCCGATATCTGGCCCTTCAGAGAgctggcagaaagacccttctccaaaccatcttggagaaaggataagattcgaGCAACCTTCACTTTGTGCCATGGGAAACTATGTTCCTCACACCAGTGGagataagtcctccacaccttatggtatatGCGGCGAGTAACTAGCTTATGAGCCTGGATCAAAGTGTCTATGAccctctcagagaatcctctctcttcatgcagtcagcctcagagaatctagattttggtgtaGGAAGGGGCCTTGAATTAGAAGTTCCTTCTAAATAGCTAACCTCCAAggatctccactagatctgcaaaacAGGTCCTTCAAGGTCAGGATGGAGATATTAGAATTACTGGgccttgctcctgtttgatgcgagccactacCCGAGGGAGCAGAGCCAACGGAGAGAAGAGGTATATGAGACAGAACCTCGATGGAACCGCCAATGCATCTATTATCTCTGCTTGAAGATCCCTCTATCTCGACCAGTATCTGTGAAAGCCTGGAATTTAGGCGAGAATCTATGAGATCgatctccggcattccccatctgagacaaatctctgcaaacacctcggggtggagtcACCCATCTCCCGGATGAAAATATTGTcttctgagaaaatccgcttcccagttgtccaccctcgGAATGTGGTTGGCTGACAGAACACAGTTGTGAGCTTCCGTCCATTGTAAGATTAAAGAAACCTCCTTCATCGCCAGGAAACTCCTTTTTTCTCCCTGATCGTTGATGTAAGCGACTGAggtcatattgtctgattgaaatttTATATATCGTGTCGAACCCAGTTGAGGCCATGCTATTAACGCATTGGTGAattgctctgagttccagaatgttgatcggaagggtaaattcttcctgagaccaaagcCCCTGAGCCCTCCtgggaccccagacagctccccagcctgagaggctggcgtccgtagtcacaatctcccagaacagtctcaagaagcacgtgcctatcAACAAGTGAtcttgacaaagccaccaagagagataCTCTCTCATCAGGTTGTCCAACAAAATCGCCTGAGACaggtctgaatgatcgccgttccattgtctcagcatacaTAGTTGTAGTTTACAGCATACCTAGTTGTAGAAGTCTGAGAttaaatcgagcaaaaggaataatgtccatacaggacaccatgagtccaattacttccatgcacttggCCACTGAAGGTCTTAGAGAAGTCTTTAGAGAAAGACAACTCGCCATTAGCTTGGCCCGTCTGATCCGTTAGGAAAATTTTCATGCAGACAGAGTCTATTACCATGCCCAGAAAAacaaccctggtactgggaaccagagaactcttttctaagtttatcttccatccatgtgaccgaagcAGATTTAGAAGAATTTCCGAATGTGCTTCTGCCAAAGGAAAATATgtagcctgaaccaagatattgtccaggtaagggaCTACCACAATACCCTGTGATCTGGCTACggctagaagagcacccagaacctttgtgaatatccttggagcagtagctaagccaaacggcagAGCTATGAATTGGAAATGCTGATCCtggaatgcaaatctcaggaactcaaAGTGATCCTGATGAATCAGGACAtgtaggtaagcgtccttcagatctattgtagtcatgaattgtccctcCTGTAATAGAGGAGAATCAAtctgatggtttccatcttgaaggaagggaccttgagaaatttttgacactttaaaggggcagtcaacaccagaatttttgttgtttaaaaagaaagataatccctttattacccattccccagttttgcataaccaacactgttatagaattacactttttacctctgtgattaccttgcatctaagcctctgcagactgtctccttatttcagttcttttgacagacttgcattttagccaatcagtgctcagtccagggtaacttcacgtgcatgagctcaatgttatctatatgaaacgcatgaactaatgccctctagtggtcaaaatgcattcagattagaggcagtcttcaaggtataagaaattagcatatgaacaaagcaaaattggtgctaaaagtaaattggaaagttgtttaaaattacattcccttcaagtctaaaattggtctaaatgttccctccttcttggggaccaggttggaatagaaccctagtcCTCTTTCTGAGGCGGGTACCGGGACTATTACTCCCAAGGAAGATAGATCCCGGACGCAATCTAAAAAtgctgtcctcttctctggtcttgaagatatcctggagaggaggaacctgcccctgggaggatgagattgAAATCCTAttttgtatccttgagatacaacatctaacacccagggatcctgtacgTCCTGAAACCAGGCGTTTGAGaaaaaaagagtctgccccctactcgatctgatcccagatcgggggccgtcccttcatgcagacttattaTCTGTCGGTTTCTTAGTATGTTTGGACTTGATCCATGTCTGGGGaggtttccaagtacccttggactgctctggcttGGAAGATGATTGACCTCTCTGAGACTTGTCTGAACAAAAATTTCAAAGACTGAcgtcccttagatctgttcttcttgtcctggGGAAGGAAAGCTCCTTTTCCTTTAGTAAtagtagagataatggagtccagtcctggaccaaatagcatatttcccttaaatggaagagaAAGAAGTCCAGACTTAGAAGTgatatctgctgaccaagacttcaaccagtgGGACCTGCGAGCTAGGACCGCTAACCCTTGACGTTCAgttgaataatctgcatgtttaca is part of the Bombina bombina isolate aBomBom1 chromosome 6, aBomBom1.pri, whole genome shotgun sequence genome and harbors:
- the NUDT18 gene encoding 8-oxo-dGDP phosphatase NUDT18, which codes for MTSSLEEELKTLLDGGSLPVPDTYDVASEKPRPLRLRYSVCYIVMGVLLNEQDEVLMMQEAKSECWGSWYLPAGRLERGETLVEGLCREVKEETGLLCEPLTLLAVEERGAAWVRFVFLAKETGGSLKSPASADSESLQASWWDKVSPLPLRCKDILPIIQLALGYQRFPVHPSILPMVAPTPYLVLRLVLLCLCPGGEMWILQSSTELPHLPLVLCTQHRRSILASLQYFLRDPPQSCGLLGVQHQGGDGADGVCFNIMGGIEVSEPPPITTERLCWTLVENEDLKQRLKHTLRENKLLPLYS